The genomic segment ATTGTGTCCTATTTCTTCTTGAATTTTTATCAAGTCGGGGATTTCCTTAATGCATGGACCGCACCAAGTTGCCCAAAAGTTTACAAGTATAACTTTGTTTTTTAAAATTTCATATAAGTTAGCTTCTCCATCCGGTGTTTTCCAAGAGAAGTTTGGAGCTTTGTCAGGGTGTGTTGGTTTTTCAATTTTTACAATTGTGAAAACTTCAGGGGAGACCTGATTTTTAACTTGCGGTTGTTGTTTTTCTTGCTGTGAACAGGATATGAAAAGCAAAAGTAAAGAAAAAAGTAGAAATCTATTCATAATTTACCATCTTTGTTTTAAAATTTTCTCAAGATCTTCTTTTCTTAAGTTTGAGATCGCACAGCAAGCGAGGTCTTCGGTGCCCCAAATGGCAAATGAATTGTTATCAATTTCATCGTAAATCCATTCACCTTTAAGAATTCGCTTCTTTACATCTTCGTGAAGATTAGTTGTTTTAAGCGGTGCTTGATGGAATAAGATCAATGTGTCCCCCTTACGATAGATAAGATTGACACATTTTATATTATTTGAGTTTGAATGTATATCTTTGACGGATGCACCAACCATTTTAAATTGTGGGATTCTGATCAATTTAGGTGTGAAACCAGCTCTTGAGACAGCTTCATTCCAAACATGTTCAGGGTTGTCGGATAAAATTTCTGGCTTCGTAAAGCCCTTGGCTATTGAATCAAACTGTTTGACAAGCGGAGAAACCTCTCTTATGACGAGATCCTTTTGCTTTAGTTTATTCTCATAGATTGAGGTGAATAAAACTGCAACTGAAAGCGTCACGATCACAACTCCAAGAGCGAAAGCGACCTCAAGCCAAGGTTTAGGCGCTGGATTTTTAGACTGAAACTTTTGTAAAGATGAAGGATAACCATCTTGGATTGACCTTATCTGGTTGAGGACTGATGTGATGAGTTCGTTCGGGACGGGAATTATTTTGACTTTTGATTGAATTGTTTCTTTTGTCTTTTTCTCCAGTTCAAGTTCAATTTTACAAGTAGCGCATCGCCAGATATGTTCTTCAAGTTTTTGTTTTGTTTGTGAGTCAATTTCTTCATTATCAACAAGGGCGCTCATAAATTCCCTTGTTTGTCTGCAATCCATGGCTATCACCAGGTTTTGATTTTAATCTTTTTCTGGATCATCTATATCATAATCTTCTGGTTTACCTTTTATATATCCCTTTTTCTTTGCAAACTCAAAAAGTTCTCTTCTCAACATTTTCCTTCCTCTATGCAACCTTGAACGCACAGTTCCAATTGGTATGTCAAGGAACTTCGCTATTTCTTCGTAGGTTTGTCCTTCAATATCTGCAAGTATAACAACCGTCCTGAACTCATCTGGTAATTTACCTAAAGCTTCTATAATTTCATCTTCAAATATGTTTTCAAAGATATGTTCTTGTAAATCTGATGTTTCAAACGATTCATCTCGGACGGTCTCATAGAAATTCTGAACCTCATCGTAATCAACTTTGCCAGGTTCTTTTGTAGCCTTACGATATTTATTGATGTATGAATTTTTCATTATCTTAAACAACCACGCTCTTATGTTTGTTCCAGGTTCGTATTGATCCCAAAATCTGAATGCTTTAAGATATGTTTCTTGAATCAAATCTTTAGCGTCTTCCTCGTTTCCTGTCATGCGATACGCAAAATTGTAAAGGAATTGCATGTGTGGAATCGCTTCTTTCTCAAATTCCTTCTGCTTTTTCAGTAATTCATCGTCGCTTAATTTTTTGTCCCGCTTTTTCTGCTTGATCAAGCTTTTTAATTTGTCGTTGAGTTTCATAAAACTCAAAATTAATTTTGCCTTGTCTAATTATAACAAATTTTGATTTTATTAGCAACAGATACCTGCTTAAAAATGGGATGAAACCCTGTAGGTCATTTGCTTTCGGTTGTGAATTTTTCGTTCTGGAGGAAATTTTTAACGAGACGAGCCGTAAGCAAGTTTTTCATTTTTGATAATTTTTCTAAATCATTTATATTTATTTGCGTCAAAAAGAAAGGTGCATTTGAGGTGTTTGAGAAACTTGAAAAAATAAAAAAGAGATACGAAGAACTCACAAATCTTTTGACTCAACCTGAAATCGTTTCGGATGTTAACACATATAAAACTCTCTCAAAGGAGCATCACGAGCTTTCCGAGATCGTTGAACTTTACAATCAATATCTTGCTACTGAAAAAAACTTAAACGAGACAAGGGAACTGTACAAAGCAACAACTGATCCAGAATTTAAAGAATTAGTGCAAGAGGAAATAAATTTACTTCAAGAGAGACTAAAAAAACTTGAGGAGCAGATTAAAGATGCTTTAATACCTAAAGATCCAAATGATTCAAAAAACGCCATCGTTGAAATCAGAGCGGGAACAGGTGGGGAAGAAGCTGCTCTTTTCGCTGCTGATCTTTTTAGAATGTATTCAAGATATGCGGAAAAGAAAGGGTGGAAGGTTGAAGTTATGGACTTCAATGAAACAGGGCTCGGTGGATTTAAAGAGATAATTTTCTATGTCACTGGAAATAATGTTTATGGGACATTGAAATATGAAAGTGGGGTTCACAGGGTTCAAAGAGTTCCAATAACTGAGTCAAGCGGGAGAATTCACACCTCAGCTGCAAGTGTCGTAGTTTTGCCTGAAATTGAAGATGTTGAAATTGAGATAAATCCAGATGACTTGAAAATTGAATTTTATCGTGCAGGTGGTCATGGTGGGCAAAATGTTAACAAAGTTGAAACGGCGGTTAGAATTACGCATATCCCTACGGGAATCGTCGTCCAGTGTCAAGATGAACGCTCACAATTTAAAAACCGCGAGAAGGCAATGAAAATTTTGAGATCAAGATTGTATGACAAAATGATCATGGAAAAAGAAGCGGAGATCACAGCTCATAGAAGAAGCCTGGTTAAAACAGGGGATAGAAGTGAAAAAATAAGAACATATAACTTCCCACAAAATCGGGTAACCGACCACAGGATCAACTTCACCCTTTATAACCTTCAAGAGATACTTGATGGTGATCTTGATGCTTTGATTGAAGCTTTGAAACTTGCGGATAAGAAAGAAAAACTTGAACAAGGATAAAATGGTTTATTCTGGTATTTTAAATTTTGCGAAGATGTACAGTTTTAGAATATCATCGGTGGGGATAAATAGAAGTGTTGGTCTTTTCACTTTGAACTCGGTTAAGCTTATTTGAAATTCACCATTAACCAGAAGAAAATCTCCTTCTCTTTTGATCTTTCCTTTCATTGTTATCCCCCTTGTTTGTCCGTGAAAATTGAGTAGACCTGTGACTTCTATATCATCGTTGATTATTTTTATTTCTGAACTTTTGAAGCTCACGGTTGGATATTTTAATGCTTCAATAACCTCCATGGCATGTGAATCGCGATTTGAGTTTCCGCTGTTAAATTTTCTTACCTCAGCGATCGCTTCCGCTCTTATTATCTTTTTTTGTTCTGGAGCATATTCAATTAAAAATTTAACTTCGTTATTTACCGCCTTGACCGAGTGAAGAGGATGTCTAAGAAAATATTGGGCGTAAGATGTTCCCATTTCTGCTTCTACTAAAATAGTTTGAGAAAACAGTGTTATCGGAGAGAAAAATATCGCAAGAAAAAGCAAAAATAAAACGGTCATTTTTAAACTCTCATTTAATTTTTACCTGAAAAATGTTACAACGAGCATTCCAGCTGCTAAAGATGCAAGCGTTATATATCCAGAAATTTGATGAATTTGTTTTGTTTTAATGGGATCTGAACTTTCTTTTATTGATAAACCGAGGATCGGTGTTGAAATCATACCAGCGAAATGAATCCAAGCAAGTGCTTTATGAATTGTGATTGAACTTGTTTCTTTATCATGTCTAACGAGAGGTGGTGGAGAAAATAAAGCAAGTGAAGCAGTTAGATAGTAAGACACAACCGTCGCTCTGACAAAGCTCCTGTGTGCGTTGAAGAATTCATATTTCCCATTGAAAACCTGCTGACCATAATAAACAGAGGTTGCAGTTAATCCAAGAGTTATAAAACCACCGAGCTGGTGAAGTGAAAGCATTGTTCGTCTAAGTTTTAATTCTTTCTCCCTCGCTTCAGGTGTAAGTGGAGCTAAACCGATGATCCTGAAAAAACCTTGTTTTCCCCATAGAGGCTTTTCAATTAAACTTAATTTTTGAGGTAATAAATCAAATGAAGTAGTATCATTGGATTGAGCATTTAAGACTTGGAAAGACGAAAAGAGTAGAAAAATAAAAGCAAGACGCATAGCACCTCCGGGAATTTCTTTAAAAACCTTAACTTTGCTCAAAATAAAATTGTTCCAGATTTACTCCCACCTCACTGCTTCTGAAGGAAGTATGCTTGCAGCTCTTTTTGCGGGATAAAAGGAGGCAATTGAACAAAGAAGAATCGCAGCAAGTCCGACCGCAATGAAATCTGTTACCTTCATTTCAACGGGAAGCGAAGGAACTATATAAACTGTTGGATCAAGAGGGAAGATGTGATATTTGATTTGAATATAGCAAACGGTAAAGCCAATTAAACTTCCAATAACTGTCCCAATTATGCCGATAATTATACCTTCAAACATAAAAATTTTGATTATATCTGAGTCTTTTGCGCCCATTGCTTTTAAAATACCAATATCTCTTACCTTCTCAATCACTGACATCGTAAGCGAACCAAGGATGTTAAATGTTGCAACGAAAATTATGAGCGAAAGGATAACATATGCAGCCCATCTTTCAATTTGCATTACAGAATATAAATCTCTGTGAAGATCGTACCAAGTTTTTACTTGAAAATTTTCACCAAGACGAGATTGGATTATTTTCTTTACATTTTCGGACTGACCCATATCGTATAACCGAATTTCAACTCCGTTGATTTTTCCATCAAGTTCAAAAAGTTCTTGTGCTGACTTAAGTGAAATGAAAGCGTAATATCCATCGTAGTCTTTGTTGTTTGATTCAAAGATTCCTGAGACGATAAATTTTTTCACTTTAGGTTGAATGAGTCCAAACATAGTGGAGAAACTTGGACTTATGAGAGTTATTGTATCTCCTATGAGTGCATTTACTCTGTCTGCAATTGTTAGTCCAAGGATAATTTTGGGTAAATTTTCATTTTCGGAGAGATCAAAACTTCCGAGGACAATTTTATCAGGAAGCCCTGAAACGATATTGGCTTTATCGGGTTCAATTCCCTTTATATATAAAACTCTGTTGTTTCTATCGGAAATCAACATTGCTTTGCTTATAACGAAGCTTGCGTATCCTTTAATTTGCTTTATATCTGCAATTGCTTTTTCTATTTGCGGTAAATCATCTTCACTTAGATTAAGTTTTTTCTCAATCCTTATATGGGGATCAAATTCAACGAGTATTTTCGTAACAAGTCCGTTGAATCCGTTGAAAATAGATAAAACAATTATAAGAGCTGAAACGCCGATTGTAACTCCAATGAGCGAGATTAAACTTATGATTGAAACAAAAGTCATTTTCCTTTTGGTGCGAAGGTATCTCCAAGCGATGAAGGTTGTAAAAGGCAGTTTGAACATGGTGTTTTGACCTGTGGAGAAAAATTTTATTGAAAAAGGTAGCCATCAAACGATGGCTACCTTAACTAATTTAGTAATTTCCAGCGTAAACGGACAAGTTAGTTGTTCTGGATCTATTTACGCTAACCCAGGCTTTTCCATCTGCGACGAGGCGATCTCTAACTTGTTGGGGTGTTGCGTTAGGATTTCTTGATAAGTAAAGCGCAGCTGCTCCGGCTACATGGGGTGCAGCCATTGATGTCCCACTTAAAGTTGCGGTTGAGCTACCAATATAAGTTGATAGTATTCTCACTCCCGGAGCGTTTATATCAAGCAAAGAACCCCAGTTTGAAAATGTCGCAAATCTATTTGTTTCATCGTAAGCTCCAACGGTGATAGCTTCTTTAACATGAGCGGGGCTATAATTTTTTGCATCTGCTCCGTCGTTTCCAGCTGCTATTATGTAGACAACACCAGCATTTATTGAGTTCAAAACAGCATAATCAAGCGAATTGTAGCTTGTTCCAGTTCTTGCACCGAGGCTCATGTTTGCAACGATAGGAAGGCTTGGATTATTAAGTTTTTGTTGTGTCACGAAGTCAACACCTGCAATTACATTTGAAAACGAGCCTGAACCATCGTCACCGAGGACTTTGACAGCGAAAAGCTCAACCCCGGGTGCAACACCAACGACATAGTTATTATCATCCTTCGCACCTATAGTTCCTGCGACATGTGTTCCATGTCCGTTTCCATCGTTTGCTGTTCCCTTGCCTGTGAAATCAACACCACCGACAACATTTAAATCAGGATGATTAAGTTGAATTCCAGTATCAATTACATAAACTCTAACACCAGTTACGCTCCCGGTCCCATCACCCGCTCTTGTTGAACTTATATCAGCATCAATTCTATCAATTCCCCAAGGTAATGTCTGAGCAAAGGCATAAACAATTCCGTCTTCTTCAATATATTCTATTCTCGGATCACTTCGCAAGGCAATTAGTTTATCTTCGGATATTTCGGCAGAAAATCCTTTGATTGTATAGCGATAAACATGCTCAAGGTCTAAATCGTAAGCTGAAGCAATTTCGCTGGCTATTTTAGTGACAGCTTCAGCAACATTCTTGAAATCGCCTTTTGGAAGCACATTTTCTCTGAAAACGACTATATATCTACCAGGAATTGTATTTTCTGCGGATTTTATAACAGGAGCAAGCCCTTGTTGTTGTGGCGTATTTATACCTTCTTGCTCAAATGGCTGGCTACAACCCGATATTAATCCGATTAAAAATCCAACCATTAAAATTAAAGCAACGCCAGTATATCTTCTATAATTTATCTTCATTTTCCCCACCATTTTTATTTTTTAATAAAACAAAAGCCCAACCGTAGAGGTTGGGCTTTCTAAATTAATTAATTTTTAAGCTATCTACCTGTTGGCAATGTGTAAAGGATGCCTATTTCAACACCGAGATAATGAATTGTTTCCAAAATAGCTGAATACTTAACTGTTCCTACAAACTTAACCTCTGGTGTAGATTTGTAAGCAACGAATGCTCCTGCCCCGCCGGTAATTTTCGTTTCACTCTTTGGCTTGCTAACAAAAGATAATCCAACATCTCCGAGGACACCAAGTTCCACATTATTTTGTGTGAAAACAACATAACTTAATCCATATCTAACAGGAATAAACGAATACTCGGCCGAGCGATCCTCCTTTGGGAAAGTGAGATATCCAACTGAAAGTTGCCCAGCGAACCCCTTTACGCGAAGGAAGCTTTCAGGAATATCATAACGGTAATAAGCAACAGCACCGTATCCAACTGTTGGTTTTTCACTGCGATAACCGAGTGTCAATGTAGCCCCAATATCGCGAGATAAAGCAACACTGCTTGCAACTAATGTTAAAACTAAAAATAAAAATAGTACGCGCATGTTTAACCTCCTTTTGTTTTAAAATTTAGTTGTTTATTTTTTACCACACTACTATTATAATAAATTCAAAGGCAAAAGTCAAGAGTTAACCTACTGATCGTGAAGGGGCTCTGCATTAAAGGCAATGACATCAAATTTTGAACCTGCTGGCATTGTTATATTTTCAAAGTTTGATTTTTTTACTTCAACTTTTTATCTTTACAAAAATTTTAATGTCTGATAGAAATGAGGGTGAAAGAGAAAATAATGGACGCTGAGGACATCGAGCGAACTCTTAACAGATTAGCATATGAAATAATTGAGCGAAACAAAGGATCAAAAAATCTTGCTATAGTTGGAATAAGAACAAGAGGTGAATTTCTCGCAAGAAGATTGGCAGAAAAAATTTCAAAACTTGAAAATACCGAAATCCCCGTTGGAATTCTTGATATAACCTTCTATCGGGATGATGTGAGATTAAAACTAAGACAACCAGAAGTTAAAACAACCGAGATCAGTTTTCCTGTTGATGATAAAGATATAATTCTTGTTGATGATGTTCTTTTCACAGGGAGAACAGTCAGATCTGCGCTTGATGAACTTATTGACTTCGGAAGACCTAAAACAGTCCAACTTGTTGTGTTAATAGACCGTGGGAACAGGGAACTTCCAATTCAGGCTGACTTCGTTGGGAAAAAGGTAAAGACAAGTTTAAATGAAGAGATAAAAGTTAATCTAAAAGAGGTTGATGGAGAAGATTCGGTCCTTTTGATTGAGCATGATTAAAGCCGAAACCAATTGGTTTCGGCTTTTTTATTATAAATAAAGGGAGTTAAAATAATGGCATTAAAAAGTCGTCATCTCTTGGGACTTGAGGGAGTACCGAAGGAAGATATTGAATTGATTCTAAATACAGCTGTTTCGTTTAAAGAGGTTCTTGAAAGACCTGTCAAGAAAGTTCCAACGCTTCAGGGGAAAACGATAGTTAATTTGTTTTTTGAAAGTTCAACAAGAACAAGAATATCGTTTGAATTGGCGGAGCGACGATTGTCAGCTGATGTCGTTAATTTTACAACTGCTGGAAGTAGCATCGCAAAAGGAGAGACATTTAAAGATACGGTCAAAAACATTGAAGCGATGAAAATTGATATGGTTGTGATAAGACATTCTTCGTCAGGGGCGCCACATTTTCTTGCTAAAATAATTGATGCAAATGTCATAAACGCTGGTGATGGGACACACGAACATCCAACTCAAGCTTTGCTTGATATTTTTACAATGCGTGAGAAATTTGGTTATATTCAAGGTTTAAATGTCTGTATAGTCGGGGATATACTTCACAGTAGAGTGGCAAGATCAAATATATTTGGTTTGAAAACGCTTGGTGCTAATGTTTTTGTTTGTGGTCCTGAAACGCTCATACCAAGAGATATTGAAAAACTTGGAGTTGAAATTTATCATAACATTGATGATGTTATACCGAAAGTTGATGTTCTTAATGTGCTAAGGTTACAACTTGAAAGGCAAAATTCGGCTTTTATCCCATCGCTTCAAGAATATCATAAATTCTTTGGGATAACAAGAAAGCGTCTTGAAAAAGCAAGCAAACCAATTTTGATAATGCATCCTGGGCCGATAAATCGTGGCGTTGAGCTTTCTTCAGATGTCGCTGATAGCGAACATTCCGTTATACTTGAACAAGTAACAAATGGAGTCGCAATAAGAATGGCCGTCCTTTACCTTCTTGGAACAATGTCAAATTGAAAAAATAAATCGCAGTTAATTTTATGAAAGTTCTCTTCAAGAACGCAAGAGTTATAAATCCAAATCAAAACCTTGATGAAGTCCTTGACTTACTTATAATTGATGGGAAAATAGAAAAAATCGGCAAAATTGAAGAAACAGAAACTTTTGAGGTTTATGATTTAACTGGTAAGATAATCGTTCCTGGTTTCGTTGATATGCATGTTCATTTGAGAGAGCCGGGTTTTGAGCATAAAGAAACGATTGATTCTGGAATTGAAGCCGCAGCAAACGGCGGTTTTACAGCAATTTGTTGTATGCCAAACACCGAACCAGCAATTGATGAACCCGGGGTTGTTGAATATGTCAAGAAAAGAGCTAATGAATCTTTAGGTGGAATCGTTGATGTTTATCCCATTGGTGCAATAACTAAGAAAAGAGAAGGTAAAGAGCTTGCCCCAATTGCTGAACTAATTGAATCTGGCGTAATTGCGTTTTCGGACGATGGTAATTCAGTTCAAGATTCGGGAGTAATGCGAAAAGCGTTTGAGTACATTAGCATGTTTGATAAAGTGATAATTCAACATTGCGAAGATAGAACATTAAGTCAAAACGGGATGATGAATGAAGGTTATTGGTCAACTTTGCTTGGATTGCCTCCATATCCAGCAATTAGCGAGGAAATAATTTTGTATCGTGATTTGAAGTTGATTCAGTATTTGAAACCTAAAATTAAAAATGTTAAGTATCACATTGCTCATATCAGCAGTAAAGGTTCGGTTGAGCTATTAAAGAAATTTAAAAACGATTTAAACATAACTGCCGAGGTCACACCACACCACTTGCTTTTGAGGGATAAAGATATATGGAGTTCTGGTTATGACACTAACTTAAAGGTAAATCCGCCGTTGAAGGGTGAAGAAGATATTGAAGCGCTTATTTCAGCATTGAAAGATGGGACGATAGATGTAATTGCAACCGACCATGCTCCTCATGCGCCTGAGGAAAAAGAATCAGATTTCGCATCCGCGCCTTTTGGAATTATTGGGCTTGAAACTGCTGTTGGCTTAATTTTGAGTGAATTCGTCAATAAAGGGATTATCTCAATTCAAAGAATGGTGGAGTTATTTTCAATTAATCCGCGAAAGATCCTTGGTTTACCACAGGTAAAGATAACTGAGGGTGAAATTGCAAATTTAACGATAATTGATTCCAGCTTTGAATGGGTTGTGGACACAGGGAAATTTAAATCAAAATCAAAGAATTCTCCATTTATTGGGTGGAAGCTTAAAGGGAAACCGCTCGGAATTGTGAACAAAGGTAAAATATACTGGTCAAATCTGTGAAACTTTTTTTCTTTTACTTCATCTAAATTTGTAAAAGAATCAAAAAAAGAGATCAGAATGAGATTATGAATCTTGAAGATACAATCCTCTCGGCATATCATTCAATAAGAAGCAATCCACTGCGTTCATTTTTAACTATACTTGGGATAATAATTGGCGTTGCAGCAGTCATTGCGATGATTGCAGTTGGACAAGGGGCACAATATTCCGTCCAAAAGCAGATTGAATCTCTCGGAACAAATGTCCTTGTAGTTTTCCCAGGAGCCCCTACTCAAACTGGAAGAGTGAGAATGGAAGCTGGATTTACAAGTAGATTGACAATTGAGGATGTTGAAGCAATCAAAACGCAATGCGACGCGGTTGCTTATGCTACTCCAGTAGTGCGAACTATGTCTCAAGTTATCTACGGAAATAATAACTGGAGAACGGGGGTTTATGGCGTCAATACTGATTATTTCCAGATAAGAGCTTGGGGATTATCCGCAGGAAGTTATTTCACTGAGCAAGATGTGAAAGCAGGAGCAAAAGTTTGTGTAATAGGTCAAACTGTTAAAAATGCTCTTTTTGGTGACGAAGATCCGATAGGGAAAATAATAAGAATCCGAGATGTCCCTGTAAAAGTTGTTGGGGTTCTTGAGCCAAAAGGGCAAAATGTTATGGGGCAAGATCAAGATGATATAATCGTCGCACCATATACAACTGTAATGAGCCGACTTTCAAGGTTCTTTTTCATCGGTTCAATTCTCGTCTCTGCGGTTAACCAGAACTTAATCCCTACAGCTCAACAGCAAATAACTCAAGTTTTAAGAGAAAAACATAAAATTCAACCGTGGCAAGAAGACGATTTCACTGTAAGAACTCAAACTGATATAGCTACAACAGCGCAAGAGACATCAAGGATAATGACAATTTTGCTCGGAAGTATAGCCTCTGTATCTTTAATTGTCGGTGGAATTGGAGTAATGAACATAATGCTTGTTTCAGTAACAGAGAGAACAAGGGAAATAGGAATTCGCATATCAGTAGGTGCTCGTAAAAGAGATATATTGTTTCAATTTCTCCTTGAGGCGGTTGTTTTAACTGTTACTGGTGGTGTTTTTGGGATAATTTTTGGAGTTTTATTGTCAAGGATAATCTCTGGCTTTGCAGGATGGCCAGTTTTTATATCCGTTGGAGCAATACTTCTTGCCTTTAGCTTTTCAGCAGCTGTTGGAATCTTCTTCGGTTTTTATCCCGCAAAGAAAGCAGCAAACCTTGATCCCGTAGAAGCGTTAAGATATGAGTAATTTGTGAATGTTGTATAAGTGCTTTAGATTAGTCAGTGGATCTTAAACAAAACATTTTCTTTCTCTTGGATGAAGATTGGAATCTTTGAAGTTGATAATATCTATTGTGGAGATTCGTTAGTCCTTATGAAGGACATACCTAATGATTCAATTGATTTAATCATAACAGATCCGCCGTTTGCGATTGATTTTAAGGCGAAAAGAAATAATTACAACAGGGATCCTGATAAGGTTCTTGAAGGTTATAACGAGATTCCTAAAGAGAAGTATTACGAATTTTCTGTTAACTGGATAAGCCAGGCGTACAGGATTCTCAAGCCCACTGGTTCAATGTTTGTCTTTTCTGGTTGGACGAACTTGAAAGATATTCTAAATGCAATTGATGACGCTGGCTTTATTACGATTAATCATATAATTTGGAAATATCAATTTGGCGTTTTCACTCAACGAAAGTTTGTAACAAGTCATTATCATATTCTTTTTGTCGTAAAGGATGAAGAAAAATACAAGTTTAACAAAATTGAGCATTATCCTGAAGATGTTTGGATAATCAACAGGGAATACTGGACCGGTAAGATTAAAACGCCGACGAAGTTGCCGACATCTTTGGTTAGAAAGATTATCCTTTATGCCTCTGATGAAGGTGATCTTGTGTTTGATCCATTTCTTGGTTCTGGTCAAGTCGTTGTGGTTGCTAAGGCTTTAAATCGCAGATTCCTTGGCTTTGAGCTTGTGCCTCAATACTGTGAATTCATCCGCGACAGATTGAGAAACATTGAAATAAACTTGTTTAGTTTAGAATAAATTAAATTTTGTAACCAAGCTGAAATCAAACTCGGATTGCAAGTTTGGATGTGGCTAAAATTGTTTTGGAACAAATTAAAAGTGAATTAATAAATTATTTGGGTTGAGCAAATGAGGTTAAAAATTTTGGTCTTCCTACTTTTACAACAAATTCTTTTAGCTCAAATGCCAAAAGCAGATTTAATTTTCATCAACGGCAAAATTTGGACAGTTGACAAAGCAAGACCAATTGCTCAAGCTGTGGCGGTTCTCGGAGATAAAATTATAGCAGTTGGCTCAAACTCCGAGATCAAAAAATATTCAGGTAAAAACACGCAAGTAATTGACTTGAAAGGGCGATTGATGCTCCCTGGATTTATTGATGGTCATACGCATTTTGTTTACGGTGGATTACAATTGATGAGCGTTGACTTAAGAACAGCTAAAACGCCGGAGGAATTTGCGCAAAGAATAAAAGAATATGCCGAGAAAAATCCTGGTCGTTGGATTACTGGTGGTGATTGGGATCATGAGCTTTGGGGTGGTGAACTGCCAAGAAAAGAGTGGATAGATAAATACACTCAAAATGTCCCTGTTTTTGTAACTCGTTACGATGGACATATGGGACTTGCAAATAGCTTAGCTTTAAAACTTGCGGGAATAACAAGAGAAACACCTGACCCACCAGGCGGTTTGATAGTTAGAGATGAAAACGGGGAACCAACAGGAATTTTGAAGGATGAAGCGATGTCTCTCGTTACTAAGATAATTCCTGAACCAACACAGGAAGAGAGAATAAAAGCAATAAAGCTTGCGCTTGAAGAGACAAAGAAACTTGGACTTACTGGTATTCACGATATCGGGACGGTTGAGGATTTTAAGGCATATCAGGAACTTTATAAAAGAGGTGAATTAACAATTAGAGTTTTTTTGCGCTTGCCTATCTCACAATGGGCGGATCTTGCAAAGGTCGGAGTTCAAGTTCCATTTGGAAATGAATATATAAGAATTGGATCCCTCAAAGCATTTGCTGATGGCTCACTTGGGTCAATGACTGCGCTTTTCTTTGATCCTTATGATGAAAATCCAAATACACGAGGGCTTGCAACGGATATTGTAATTGATGGACGGCTTGAAAAGTGGGCAAAGGAAGCTGACAAGGCAAAACTTCAACTTTCAATTCACGCAATTGGTGATAGCGCAAATAGTTTAGTCCTATCTTTGTTTG from the Candidatus Kryptonium sp. genome contains:
- a CDS encoding sigma-70 family RNA polymerase sigma factor, giving the protein MKLNDKLKSLIKQKKRDKKLSDDELLKKQKEFEKEAIPHMQFLYNFAYRMTGNEEDAKDLIQETYLKAFRFWDQYEPGTNIRAWLFKIMKNSYINKYRKATKEPGKVDYDEVQNFYETVRDESFETSDLQEHIFENIFEDEIIEALGKLPDEFRTVVILADIEGQTYEEIAKFLDIPIGTVRSRLHRGRKMLRRELFEFAKKKGYIKGKPEDYDIDDPEKD
- a CDS encoding zf-HC2 domain-containing protein; the protein is MDCRQTREFMSALVDNEEIDSQTKQKLEEHIWRCATCKIELELEKKTKETIQSKVKIIPVPNELITSVLNQIRSIQDGYPSSLQKFQSKNPAPKPWLEVAFALGVVIVTLSVAVLFTSIYENKLKQKDLVIREVSPLVKQFDSIAKGFTKPEILSDNPEHVWNEAVSRAGFTPKLIRIPQFKMVGASVKDIHSNSNNIKCVNLIYRKGDTLILFHQAPLKTTNLHEDVKKRILKGEWIYDEIDNNSFAIWGTEDLACCAISNLRKEDLEKILKQRW
- a CDS encoding FtsX-like permease family protein, which produces MFKLPFTTFIAWRYLRTKRKMTFVSIISLISLIGVTIGVSALIIVLSIFNGFNGLVTKILVEFDPHIRIEKKLNLSEDDLPQIEKAIADIKQIKGYASFVISKAMLISDRNNRVLYIKGIEPDKANIVSGLPDKIVLGSFDLSENENLPKIILGLTIADRVNALIGDTITLISPSFSTMFGLIQPKVKKFIVSGIFESNNKDYDGYYAFISLKSAQELFELDGKINGVEIRLYDMGQSENVKKIIQSRLGENFQVKTWYDLHRDLYSVMQIERWAAYVILSLIIFVATFNILGSLTMSVIEKVRDIGILKAMGAKDSDIIKIFMFEGIIIGIIGTVIGSLIGFTVCYIQIKYHIFPLDPTVYIVPSLPVEMKVTDFIAVGLAAILLCSIASFYPAKRAASILPSEAVRWE
- a CDS encoding TlpA family protein disulfide reductase, yielding MNRFLLFSLLLLFISCSQQEKQQPQVKNQVSPEVFTIVKIEKPTHPDKAPNFSWKTPDGEANLYEILKNKVILVNFWATWCGPCIKEIPDLIKIQEEIGHNNFEIIGVSIDRSFSAVVEFAKNAGINYMLVHDPESKLLEAFGGSIGIPTTYLIDKDGKIVNKYVGARTKEVFVSDINKILK
- a CDS encoding YceI family protein — its product is MTVLFLLFLAIFFSPITLFSQTILVEAEMGTSYAQYFLRHPLHSVKAVNNEVKFLIEYAPEQKKIIRAEAIAEVRKFNSGNSNRDSHAMEVIEALKYPTVSFKSSEIKIINDDIEVTGLLNFHGQTRGITMKGKIKREGDFLLVNGEFQISLTEFKVKRPTLLFIPTDDILKLYIFAKFKIPE
- the prfA gene encoding peptide chain release factor 1, giving the protein MFEKLEKIKKRYEELTNLLTQPEIVSDVNTYKTLSKEHHELSEIVELYNQYLATEKNLNETRELYKATTDPEFKELVQEEINLLQERLKKLEEQIKDALIPKDPNDSKNAIVEIRAGTGGEEAALFAADLFRMYSRYAEKKGWKVEVMDFNETGLGGFKEIIFYVTGNNVYGTLKYESGVHRVQRVPITESSGRIHTSAASVVVLPEIEDVEIEINPDDLKIEFYRAGGHGGQNVNKVETAVRITHIPTGIVVQCQDERSQFKNREKAMKILRSRLYDKMIMEKEAEITAHRRSLVKTGDRSEKIRTYNFPQNRVTDHRINFTLYNLQEILDGDLDALIEALKLADKKEKLEQG